The Chanos chanos chromosome 16, fChaCha1.1, whole genome shotgun sequence genome has a window encoding:
- the chm gene encoding rab proteins geranylgeranyltransferase component A 1: MAADNLPSEFDVVILGTGLTESVIAAACSRVGQRTLHLDRRNYYAGNWASFTFNGLLSWIEEYKQEAPETAGEEGWKDKLEEGEEALPLSSVDSSISNLEVFSYASEEAEEEEERKAPLTTKAETEDTTDGPAEEPNVVTPDAETPTEERGQDSESPQPNEGGTSEPGQSEEEEKQQQPMSCLPEPPVEVKKKITYAKLLKDGRRFNIDLVSKLMYSRGSLVDLLIKSNVSRYAEFKNITRILTYRDGKVEQVPCSRADVFGSKQLTVVEKRMLMKFLTFCLDYKQHPEEFQDFTQKPFWEFLQTKKLTESLQHFVLHSIAMVSLDTPTEEGLRATQHFLRCLGRYGNTPFLFPLYGLGEIPQCFCRMCAVFGGIYCLRHSVQCLVLDKESGKCKAVIDTHGQRISCSHFVVEDGYIRDEQRKSTDYRQISRAVLITDKSVLQSDSDQQISLVTVPPLDSSAPAVRMVELCSSSMTCMPGTYLVHLTCSSSGSARHDLAPVVSRMFHVPASPGEEPTEGEDRPTLLWAMYFNMRDTSGLDSSSYHLPSNVHVCTGPDSSLGNDYSIKLAEAVFCKLLPDEEFCPPAPNPEDIIYDGEAPQGEGAGFEENSSPEGATEGSETHQAPEEAGEKTDSVPQENEAQNGEDGQTTTPEE, encoded by the exons GCCTTACGGAGTCTGTCATTGCTGCAGCCTGCTCCAGGGTTGGACAGAGGACCCTACACCTGGACAG GAGAAACTACTATGCAGGGAACTGGGCAAGCTTCACGTTCAATGGCCTGCTGTCCTGGATTGAAGAGTATAAG CAGGAGGCCCCGGAGACGGCGGGAGAGGAAGGATGGAAGGATAAGttggaagagggagaggaagcaCTGCCACTCAGCTCTGTGGATTCTTCCATCTCCAACCTGGAAGTTTTCTCTTACGCCAG CGAGgaggctgaggaagaggaggagaggaaggcgCCGCTGACGACGAAAGCTGAGACCGAGGATACGACTGACGGTCCTGCAGAGGAGCCAAACGTGGTCACCCCTGACGCAGAGACCCCTACTGAGGAACGAGGCCAGGACAGTGAGTCCCCTCAGCCTAACGAGGGAGGGACGTCTGAGCCCGGCCAatcggaggaagaggagaaacagcAACAGCCAATGAGCTGCTTGCCAGAACCACCTGttgaagtgaagaaaaagaTTACGTATGCCAAGCTGCTTAAAGACGGGCGAAGGTTTAATATTGATCTTGTGTCTAAG CTCATGTATTCTCGCGGCTCATTGGTGGATCTCCTCATTAAGTCCAACGTAAGCCGTTACGCAGAGTTTAAAAACATCACCCGTATCCTGACGTACCGAGACGGGAAGGTGGAGCAg gtgcCTTGCTCTCGTGCAGATGTGTTTGGCAGTAAACAGCTGACTGTGGTAGAGAAACGTATGTTGATGAAGTTTCTCACGTTCTGTTTGGACTATAAGCAACACCCAGAGGAGTTTCAGG ACTTTACCCAGAAGCCCTTTTGGGAATTCCTGCAGACCAAGAAACTCACCGAGAGCTTGCAGCATTTCGTGCTGCATTCCATCGCCATGGTTTCGCTGGACACCCCCACGGAGGAAGGCCTGAGGGCCACGCAGCACTTCCTGCGCTGCCTGGGTCGCTACGGCAACACGCCCTTCCTCTTCCCGCTGTACGGGCTGGGCGAAATTCCGCAGTGCTTTTGCAG gatgtgtgctgtgtttggaggAATCTACTGCTTGCGACATTCAGTGCAGTGTCTGGTTCTAGATAAGGAATCTGGCAA GTGTAAAGCCGTGATTGACACACACGGCCAGCGAATCAGCTGCAGCCATTTCGTGGTGGAGGACGGTTACATCAGAGATGAGCAGAGGAAGAGCACAGACTACAG gcAGATATCCAGGGCAGTCCTGATCACAGACAAATCAGTTCTTCAGTCTGATTCGGATCAGCAG ATCTCCCTGGTAACGGTTCCTCCTCTCGACTCCTCTGCTCCTGCAGTGAGGATGGTGGAGCTCTGCTCCTCTTCCATGACCTGTATGCCCGGAACCT ACCTGGTGCATCTCACCTGCTCGTCCTCCGGATCTGCCCGACACGACCTGGCGCCTGTggtttctagaatgttccacgTACCTGCCAGCCCGGGAGAAGAACCAACAGAAG GCGAGGACCGGCCCACGCTGCTCTGGGCCATGTATTTTAACATGAGGGACACCTCTGGGCTGGACAGCAGCAGCTACCACCTGCCCAGCAACGTCCACGTGTGCACTGGTCCGGACTCCAGTCTGGGCAACGACTACTCCATCAAACTG GCTGAGGCTGTGTTTTGTAAACTCCTCCCCGACGAGGAGTTTTGTCCTCCAGCTCCCAACCCCGAGGATATCATCTACGACGGAGAGGCGCCGCAGGGAGAGGGGGCAGGCTTTGAGGAGAACTCCTCTCCTGAGGGAGCGACAGAGGGGTCGGAAACACACCAGGCCCCGGAGGAGGCCGGGGAGAAGACGGACAGCGTTCCCCAGGAAAATGAAGCCCAGAACGGTGAGGATGGTCAAACCACAACGCCTGAGGAATAG
- the frmd7 gene encoding FERM domain-containing protein 7 → MSYRGKKLEAFTPQAPRKNPKESSLRLRVIFLDDSEHIFEMEQKVLGNDFFNAVCGHLKLLEKEYFGLEFRHRCGSYVWLELLKPLVKQVKNTNDLIFRFIVKFFPPDPGQLQKELTRYLFALQIKQDLSNGSLTCNDNSAALLVSHLLQAEIGDYVEELDMQHLESKKYVPNQECLLRKILRFHKRHRGQTPAEADAQLLEVARKLEMYGIRPQVASDGEGMTINLAVTHSGVHVFQGNTKINTFSWANIRKLSFKRKHFLIKLHAKIVPSRKDTVEFTMASRDVCKAFWKMCVEYHAFFRLSEEPKSRHKSLLYSKGSCFRYSGRTQRQLLDCVKRSERKNLPFERRYCKEYYDTRQCRSSPDLLTDVSKQVYEQSCGFPRTDCAQGGMRSRSAVEVLQMEPSQSTAPLPSAFAQSRSSSFSGAEPGTSAAHLGPGPAARWFRGDDWTARCCGWSRGDGGGLQRGRLVANVPPLVLLYPNPHHHPHGCMGLHPLLPFYPITCASPLLLPRCPHQPPLHACFLDDAIRSSSFSGPSADVSPLRRRQRYGGLALGYPSGLYVGTLAGCGRLDHSREELGHFSDDSSYQSALPRRSLSQSDMKLLRPLPAAAPAAEFRPLGHYPHLSRRQAPPRPTHLPLRSASSPPLPERPSSVCVSGGGGGCRGETSHSDSDSDTFCPFYCPGMDRLVRPGPLARMRISSGSLQLDEEEEDSLNPAEKEGDSTTDKGKP, encoded by the exons ATGAGCTACAGGGGAAAGAAGCTCGAGGCCTTTACACCGCAGGCGCCGCGAAAAAACCCGAAAGAGAGCTCGCTCCGGCTGAGAGTCATCTTTTTAGATGATAGCGAGCACATTTTTGAAATGGAG CAAAAGGTACTGGGAAACGACTTCTTCAATGCGGTGTGTGGACACCTGAAACTTTTAGAAAAGGAATACTTTGGGCTCGAATTCCGGCATCGCTGTGGCAGTTAT GTTTGGTTGGAACTGCTGAAGCCTCTGGTGAAACAGGTAAAAA ACACCAATGATTTGATCTTCCGTTTTATTGTCAAGTTCTTTCCCCCTGATCCAGGGCAGCTGCAAAAGGAACTGACCAG gTACCTGTTTGCTCTGCAGATCAAGCAGGATCTGTCCAATGGCAGTCTGACGTGTAACGACAACAGCGCAGCCCTGTTGGTTTCCCATCTGCTTCAGG CGGAGATCGGGGACTATGTCGAGGAGCTGGACATGCAGCACCTGGAGAGCAAGAAGTACGTGCCCAATCAGGAGTGCCTTCTCAGGAAGATCCTACGCTTTCACAAACGACACAG gggtCAGACTCCAGCAGAGGCCGACGCCCAGCTCCTGGAAGTGGCGCGTAAGCTGGAGATGTACGGTATTCGTCCTCAGGTGGCCAGTGACGGGGAAGGCATGACGATTAACCTGGCTGTCACTCACTCTGGGGTCCACGTCTTTCAG GGGAATACCAAAATAAACACTTTCAGCTGGGCCAACATCCGTAAACTCAGTtttaagagaaaacattttttgataaAGCTCCATGCAAAAATTGTG CCCTCTCGTAAGGACACAGTAGAGTTCACGATGGCCAGCCGTGACGTGTGTAAAGCGTTCTGGAAGATGTGTGTGGAGTATCACGCTTTCTTTCGCCTCTCGGAGGAACCCAAGTCTCGGCACAAGTCTCTCCTCTACAGCAAGGGTTCCTGCTTCAGATACAG CGGCCGAACCCAGAGGCAACTGCTGGACTGTGTTAAAAGAAGTGAGAGGAAGAACTTGCCCTTTGAAAG GAGGTACTGTAAGGAGTATTACGACACGCGGCAGTGCAGGTCCTCCCCAGACCTCCTCACAGATGTCTCTAAGCAG GTATACGAGCAGTCCTGCGGTTTTCCTCGGACAGACTGCGCTCAGGGCGGGATGCGCAGTCGCTCTGCGGTGGAGGTTCTCCAGATGGAGCCTTCCCAGTCCACGGCGCCCCTACCTTCCGCTTTCGCCCAGTCCCGCTCGTCCTCTTTCTCTGGGGCGGAACCGGGAACCTCCGCGGCTCACCTGGGCCCCGGGCCGGCGGCGCGCTGGTTCCGCGGGGACGACTGGACGGCGCGGTGCTGCGGGTGGAGTCGCGGGGACGGCGGAGGCCTGCAGAGAGGACGCCTGGTGGCCAACGTGCCACCGCTGGTCCTGCTCTACCCGAACCCCCATCACCACCCCCACGGCTGCATGGGTCTCCACCCACTGCTCCCCTTCTACCCCATCACCTGCGCCTCCCCGCTGCTCCTTCCCCGGTGCCCCCACCAGCCGCCACTGCACGCCTGCTTCCTCGACGACGCCATCCGCTCGTCCAGTTTCTCCGGCCCCTCGGCCGACGTGTCCCCGCTGCGGCGGCGACAGCGTTACGGGGGGCTGGCGTTGGGCTACCCGTCGGGGCTCTACGTGGGTACGCTGGCCGGCTGCGGCCGACTGGATCACAGCAGAGAGGAACTGGGCCACTTCAGCGACGACTCCAGTTACCAGTCGGCGCTGCCCCGCCGGTCCCTGAGCCAGTCCGACATGAAGCTGCTGCGACCGCTGCCGGCCGCCGCCCCCGCCGCCGAATTTCGCCCGCTCGGGCATTACCCGCACCTGTCTCGACGCCAGGCCCCGCCCAGGCCCACCCACCTGCCGCTACGCTCCGCCTCCTCACCCCCGCTGCCCGAGCGGCCGTCCTCCGTTTGCGTGTCCGGCGGCGGCGGTGGCTGCAGGGGGGAGACGAGCCACAGCGATTCGGACTCAGACACGTTCTGTCCGTTTTACTGCCCCGGGATGGACAGGCTGGTCCGGCCGGGACCGCTGGCGAGGATGCGGATCTCCTCGGGAAGTTTGCAGCtggacgaggaagaggaggactcTTTAAATCCGGCTGAAAAAGAGGGCGACTCCACGACTGACAAAGGCAAGCCCTGA